In one window of Henckelia pumila isolate YLH828 chromosome 1, ASM3356847v2, whole genome shotgun sequence DNA:
- the LOC140888635 gene encoding 26S proteasome non-ATPase regulatory subunit 14 homolog, producing MSGMERLQRMFAGAGGALGHPPPDSPTLDSSEQVYISSLALLKMLKHGRAGVPMEVMGLMLGEFVDEYTVRVVDVFAMPQSGTGVSVEAVDHVFQTNMLDMLKQTGRPEMVVGWYHSHPGFGCWLSGVDINTQQSFEALNQRAVAVVVDPIQSVKGKVVIDAFRLINPQTMMLGQEPRQTTSNLGHLNKPSIQALIHGLNRHYYSIAINYRKNELEEKMLLNLHKKKWTDGLTLQRFDAHSKTNEQTVQEMLNLASKYNKAVQEEDELPPEKLAIANVGRQDAKKHLEEHVSNLMSSNIVQTLGTMLDTVVF from the exons ATGTCAGGAATGGAGAGACTTCAAAGAATGTTTGCCGGCGCCGGCGGAGCCCTGGGTCATCCGCCGCCGGACTCACCCACACTCGATTCATCCGAGCAAGTCTACATCTCATCGCTGGCGCTTCTCAAAATGCTCAAACACG GTAGGGCAGGGGTTCCGATGGAGGTGATGGGGCTGATGCTGGGTGAGTTTGTGGATGAGTATACGGTGCGTGTTGTTGACGTTTTTGCAATGCCCCAAAGTGGAACTGGGGTTAGCGTCGAAGCAGTGGATCATGTGTTTCAAACTAATATGCTGGACATGCTCAAGCAAACTGGAAG GCCTGAGATGGTGGTCGGTTGGTACCATTCGCATCCTGGTTTTGGGTGTTGGCTTTCTGGTGTTGACATTAACACACAGCAG AGTTTTGAAGCTTTAAACCAAAGGGCAGTTGCAGTGGTGGTGGATCCAATTCAGAGTGTGAAAGGAAAGGTGGTAATAGATGCCTTTCGATTGATTAACCCCCAAACCATGATGCTGGGTCAAGAGCCGCGACAGACAACTTCCAATTTGGGCCATCTTAATAAACCATCTATCCAA GCTCTGATTCATGGTTTGAACAGGCATTATTACTCCATAGCCATAAATTATAGAAAGAATGAATTGGAGGAAAAGATGCTCCTGAATCTTCACAAGAAGAAATGGACAGATGGATTGACCCTTCAGCGGTTTGATGCTCACTCCAAAACGAATGAGCAGACAGTCCAG GAGATGCTTAATCTAGCAAGTAAATATAACAAAGCGGTTCAGGAAGAAGATGAGTTGCCACCTGAAAAGCTAGCCATTGCTAATGTGGGAAGACAAGATGCAAAGAAACATCTCGAAGAACATGTGTCAAACCTGATGTCTTCAAATATTGTTCAGACGCTGGGGACGATGCTCGACACTGTTGTCTTCTAG
- the LOC140875535 gene encoding patatin-like protein 2 gives MDISALSQMQSFTNNGNLITILSIDGGGIRGIIPATILEFLEAQLQELDGEDARLADYFDMIAGTSTGGLVTAMLAAPNENNRPLYAAKDIMPFYLENSPKIFPQRRGLLGWLMGLLNSVMGPKYNGKYLHQIIRKNLGDTRLHETLTNISIPTFDIKTLEPTIFSTYEAKRRAVLDARLSDICIGTSAAPTYLPAYYFKNQDEQGNSRAFNLVDGGVAANNPTLLALSEVTKQVFEGNPGFFPIKPMDYGKFLVISVGTGTRKSENYSAKSAAKWGVLGWLLNGGSTPIIDVFMQASADMVDLHVSVVFQALHSELNYLRVQEDNLTGSVSAVDLSTDENLEKLVQIGKNLLKKPVSRVNLETGLFEPIENGGTNEEALEKFAKMLSEEKRLRQSNSKSRTSINGTSN, from the exons ATGGATATTAGTGCACTTTCTCAAATGCAATCCTTTACTAATAATGGAAATCTCATCACAATTCTAAGTATCGATGGTGGAGGAATCAGAGGGATTATTCCTGCCAccattcttgaatttcttgaagCTCAGCTTCAG GAGCTAGATGGAGAGGATGCAAGACTAGCAGACTACTTCGACATGATTGCCGGAACAAGCACCGGTGGTCTAGTGACCGCGATGTTAGCTGCTCCGAACGAGAATAATCGTCCTCTTTATGCGGCTAAAGATATCATGCCTTTTTATCTCGAGAATTCCCCGAAAATATTTCCTCAAAGACG TGGCTTGCTGGGATGGTTAATGGGATTGCTGAATTCTGTAATGGGTCCAAAATACAATGGGAAGTATCTTCACCAAATTATAAGGAAGAATCTTGGGGACACTAGATTGCATGAGACCTTGACTAATATCTCCATTCCAACTTTTGATATCAAGACTTTGGAGCCCACAATCTTCTCAACTTATGAG GCGAAACGAAGAGCGGTGTTGGATGCTCGACTGTCAGATATATGCATCGGTACATCAGCAGCTCCGACCTATCTTCCGGCATATTACTTCAAGAACCAAGACGAACAAGGCAACTCCCGGGCATTCAACCTTGTAGATGGTGGTGTTGCAGCAAACAATCCG ACTTTATTGGCTCTCAGCGAAGTGACCAAACAAGTTTTCGAAGGAAATCCAGGCTTCTTCCCCATTAAGCCTATGGACTATGGGAAGTTCTTGGTGATATCTGTGGGCACTGGTACCCGAAAGTCGGAGAATTACAGCGCCAAAAGCGCGGCGAAATGGGGCGTTCTGGGTTGGCTCCTCAACGGAGGCTCCACGCCGATTATAGACGTGTTCATGCAAGCCAGTGCAGACATGGTTGATCTGCATGTTTCTGTGGTTTTCCAAGCTCTTCATTCTGAACTCAACTATCTTCGAGTCCAA GAGGATAATTTAACAGGGAGTGTGTCCGCGGTCGATCTTTCAACGGATGAGAATTtagaaaaacttgtccaaattgGGAAAAATCTATTGAAAAAACCAGTTTCAAGGGTGAACTTGGAAACTGGTCTCTTCGAGCCAATCGAAAATGGTGGCACAAATGAAGAAGCTTTGGAAAA GTTTGCAAAAATGCTATCCGAAGAAAAAAGGCTTCGCCAGTCGAACTCAAAATCACGTACCTCCATCAATGGAACCTCAAATTAA